TCTCATTGTATATGCTACAAATCAGTGCCGATTATTCTCTCAAGTTCAGCAAAGGTTATGAAATAGTTTATTCTTGCCCGGTGGTACTGGAGTTCGTTTTCAATCAGCATATTCTGGGTTTCTAAGACAGTCATTATATCAACTCTGTTTAACTCATAGTCCCGTATCACAGATTTTAATGCAGATTTAATCCTCGGGATGATTGCATTTTGATAGAGATTAATTTCGCGTCTCTGATTGTGAAGCATAATAACGAGTTCTTTTATCATCCGCTTTATGTCTAACTCCATCGCCTCATATTCTACCTGTGCCATCCTCAACTCTGCCCTCATTTCATCAACCATCTTCCGTTGTTTACCCAAAAACCATAATGGGAAGGTCAGTCCTATCATTATCTTCTGATTTTGAAATTCAAAATCCATCTCTCCCTGCTCAAATTTTACCATAAAATCAGGCAGGTATTCTTGCTTTGATAATAAGAGATTCCTTTGAGCAATCTCTCTATCTATGTTGAGGGATTTTAAGATTGGACTGTATCTCAATGCTAATGCATACAGACTATCAGTATCAATTATAACTGAATCTAAAGAAATTTCTGTAGAAATAATCAATGCGTCATCTGAATTACGGCCCAGTAATTGGTTTAATTTTGCCAATATCAAAGTTTCTTCACTTTTTATATTTAAAATCTCGTTTTCTAATTTTGTCTGACCAATTTCTACCTGTAATACATCGGTCTGCGATACACGATTGAGCGTATAATTTCTCATGGTAACGGAATGAATCCCTTCCAGGTTCTCTTTTACCATTTCTATTATCTCTCTTTCTTTCCGAATAATATATAACTGTCCATATAATTCTTTTACATTTTTTATAACTCCATTTTTCTTTGCCTCAAAAAGACTAAAGTTTTTTTCAGCGACTGTGGTTGCGATTTTATATTGACTACTTAATTTTGTCGGAAACGGAAACTCCTGTGATATTGAATACATCCGCATATCATTAGAAAATTCAATACCAAACATCGGGTCCATTAAAGTTTTGAATGGACTATTCTGGGTAGACGATTCATAACGAGCTTGGGCAGCCTTAATCTCTAAATTATAGACCAATGCCGAATCAATAAGGTCATTTAAATCAAGTGATTCACCCAAAAGAACCAAGAAAGTTGCGGGAATAAAGAATATTACCATTATTTTTGCCATCATTATTTATGACGAAATCACAAACAGAAAGTTACGGACATCTTGCAGTGAATTGTATTTGCCTGCCAAAATTGTAGTCCTATCTTAACAATGAACATTTACGCATCCTGAAGGTTGTGATTACTTTGTTATTCGTCCGGTTAAATCGGACGCTACATTTATAAAATTGTCACCAGCAGGTGCAGGAATCACCACAATATGGACAGGGTGATTTTATATTTTTAGAATTTAGTCGCTCCTCAAGACATCTACACCTTTGATTACATTTTTCAAGTGCCTGATTTATTAAAACAGTATCACAGGCACAGGCGTTCGGTTTTATATTTTTTAGGATCTCCATCTGTGCCTCATTTACTTCGGCAATTCTTTTTAGCATGGTTAATGTTCTATCTTCTCCTTTTTTATGAAATATTCCCTTAATGATTTTAATGCACGATATTGCAGAGACTTGATTGCACCCGTAGATTTGCCCATAATCTGGGCAATCTCATCGTTGTCATATTCCTGAATAAATTTCAATGTGATGACCTGAGCCTGCTCTTTTGAAAGATGTGCAATCGCCTCTTTTAATCTATCAATCCTTAAAATTTCCTTTGGATTATTATCCGCAGGCAACTCCTGGGGCAATTCCTCATAAACTCGTCTCTAATTTGTATTTACCTTTACGATAATAGTCAATCAATGCATTTGCGGCAATCTTATAAACCCGAGCAAAGAAATTGCCTCTCTGTTGTTTAAGTGCCCTTACCATTTTTATAACCACCTCGCTCATCAATTCTTCGCAATCTGCCTCATTCTTGACACGGTAATACAGATATTTATATATCCACTTATAGACTTCCCGGCACAATTCCTCAAGTGCCAGTTCATCGCCCTCCTTTGCCTTTTTTAAGATTATCAAGCATTGTTTCATCGATGTCCCTCAATTCTCCAAACTCACATCTCACTCCACTTCTTCGCCAGTTCGTCGCGCCTTGGCTTATAAACTGTTTCATAGAAATAGCGCTGGGATAAAAGAACCCCCTTATCGTATTGCTTACAGATCTTTATCGCCTCTTCCCAGGCATCTTTGAATTTCTCACCGAACCTTGACTCAATCTGTCGAGCAAAATCCTCTTCGGTCTGGATTTCATTGCCGATGATAAAATACTGCCTGCCTTTTACTTCCACACTATAGGCAATCTCATCACCAAGATTATATATCTTAAAACTCTTTTTGAGTTTTTCAGCCTCTTTTGCTTGAACCGTTACCTGTTTTATCTTAAACTCTTTTGGCACGCCTTTTGGTGCACCCTTGAAACCTTTCTTTGCCGCGGCATAAAAGATTGCCCGATTCAGACCAAAGGATTTTGCGGATTCAATCGGCAAGCCCAGGACAAAGGCGCGGGCTGCCTGTAAGGTTGCCATCACCTGGAATCTTCCCACTGCCATCGGACCCCCTTAAATGAAAATACCTAAAATTCGTAAACTCCATCTTAAGCGCAGGCTGAAGCCTGCAACTACCAAGCAAGCATCACCATCATAACCATATTAACCTTTTTCATTTAATCTTCCGCCAGTGATGGGTAGCGATGGGTCCATCCTTACCAACCCAGTATGGTGAGTTAAGATTTTTTATGATAATCCCTTCTGCACCCTTTGCCACTGCCTTTTGAAAATCCTCTTTTATATCATTCAATCTCTGGTATTCAATCAATTGGAACGGCTTTTTAAATTTCAGTCTCTGCAGAATTTCCTTTCGTTTTCTTAATGGTAAATCGCCGACGAATTTCCCATCCTTATAGATTATATCAAAGACATAGATAATCGGCTCTTCCTTTCTCCTTTTTGCAAACAGACTCGGTATGAACCTCCTGCCTCCGGTTGAATATAACTCGGTGTCAAGGATCGTCCCTGATGGTAAATCTTTTAAATATGCAATTAGATAATCAAGGTCTTCAGTCCAGTTTGGTTTTTTTTCCAGCCTCCTTCCCCAGAATTCAATTTTTTTATTGTCGTAGATAACCACCTCCATCCTCCAGCCGTCAATCTTCGGTTCATATATCCATTCTCCTTCAAGTCTCTCTCCAAAATATGGAATTGGCTGCATAAGCCATACAGGACCGATAAACACAATAAAATTATACAAATTCGGTATTTGTTGTCAATATATCGTCATAAATTTCAATAGCTTTTTCATATCTTCGTTAAAAAAGCAATTACCACTGTAAGGTTCATATCAAATTCAATTTTTCTGCAAGGCCGAAGCCTTACCCTACATTTTTTATTTCTATGAAAAATTAAACTATGCAGCGTAAAAATTTATTTTTGGAATTTAATTATTCTTGCAAATTCTTCGGGTTTTAGACTTGCCCCACCGACCAGGACACCGTCTATTTCTTTTTCTGCCATCAATGAATCAATATTACCCGCATTCACACTACCGCCATAAAGGATCGTAACCTGCTTTTTGAATTGGTTGCGGATGAATCTATGGACTTCGCTCGCCTGCTTTGGTGTTGCGGTCTTTCCGGTCCCTATTGCCCAGACCGGCTCATAGGCAAAGATAATCTTGTGGACCTCGGATTCTATGTCCTTTAATCCCTCTTTTAGTTGATGCAAAATCACTTCTTCGGTCCTGCCTTCTTCTCTTTCTTTCTCGGTCTCGCCTATGCAAAAAATTGAAATCAATCCAATCTCTAATGCGGTCTTCAACTTTTTGTTTATCATTTCATCAGTTTCGCCCATAATATGACGCCTTTCTGAATGTCCGATTATAACATATGCGCACCCCAATGATTTCAAGAATAATCCAGAGATCTCACCTGTGAATGCACCACTCCTTTCCCAGTGCATATTCTGGGCACCGAGTTTGAATCGTGAATTTTTGATGATTTCTGCGACCGCGGGGAGAGATGTAAATGGCGGACAGATTATCACATCCCGGTCTTTCACATCACCAGCAAGTTCTAAAAGTCTCTGCACAAGGACCCTTGACTCTCCGGGGTCCTTATTCATCTTCCAGTTTCCAGCAATGATTGGATTCATCAATACTACCTCCTATAAATTTTTCTAAGGATGTCGCTGAACCAGAATATCATCATAGTCAACGACCATTCCGTCTTGTTCTAAAACGCCAATCCCAATCCCACCATTTATGAATGGATTGGCATTATCAGTATATGTTATCCGTAGTGTATCATTCAAATAACACTTAATCTGGGCACTCTGGATTTCTATCTTAAGGTTATACCAGATATCTTTAACAGGTTT
This genomic window from candidate division WOR-3 bacterium contains:
- the tpiA gene encoding triose-phosphate isomerase, which gives rise to MNPIIAGNWKMNKDPGESRVLVQRLLELAGDVKDRDVIICPPFTSLPAVAEIIKNSRFKLGAQNMHWERSGAFTGEISGLFLKSLGCAYVIIGHSERRHIMGETDEMINKKLKTALEIGLISIFCIGETEKEREEGRTEEVILHQLKEGLKDIESEVHKIIFAYEPVWAIGTGKTATPKQASEVHRFIRNQFKKQVTILYGGSVNAGNIDSLMAEKEIDGVLVGGASLKPEEFARIIKFQK
- a CDS encoding TolC family protein; amino-acid sequence: MAKIMVIFFIPATFLVLLGESLDLNDLIDSALVYNLEIKAAQARYESSTQNSPFKTLMDPMFGIEFSNDMRMYSISQEFPFPTKLSSQYKIATTVAEKNFSLFEAKKNGVIKNVKELYGQLYIIRKEREIIEMVKENLEGIHSVTMRNYTLNRVSQTDVLQVEIGQTKLENEILNIKSEETLILAKLNQLLGRNSDDALIISTEISLDSVIIDTDSLYALALRYSPILKSLNIDREIAQRNLLLSKQEYLPDFMVKFEQGEMDFEFQNQKIMIGLTFPLWFLGKQRKMVDEMRAELRMAQVEYEAMELDIKRMIKELVIMLHNQRREINLYQNAIIPRIKSALKSVIRDYELNRVDIMTVLETQNMLIENELQYHRARINYFITFAELERIIGTDL
- a CDS encoding RNA polymerase sigma factor, with protein sequence MPQELPADNNPKEILRIDRLKEAIAHLSKEQAQVITLKFIQEYDNDEIAQIMGKSTGAIKSLQYRALKSLREYFIKKEKIEH
- a CDS encoding sigma factor, with the protein product MKQCLIILKKAKEGDELALEELCREVYKWIYKYLYYRVKNEADCEELMSEVVIKMVRALKQQRGNFFARVYKIAANALIDYYRKGKYKLETSL